In Periplaneta americana isolate PAMFEO1 chromosome 4, P.americana_PAMFEO1_priV1, whole genome shotgun sequence, one DNA window encodes the following:
- the LOC138697868 gene encoding uncharacterized protein, with protein MRLLVWTFMLVALALAEEEKDSKTVKRGLDGLGSGGGGHGGGLSFGGGGGHGGGLSLGGGGHGGGLSLGGGGHGGGLSLGGGGHGGGLSLGGGGHGGSLSFGGGSHGGGLSLGGGGHGGGLSLGGGGHGGGLSLGGGGHGGGLSLGGGGHGGGLSLGGGGHGGGLSLGGGGGHGGGLSLGGGGHGGGLSLGGGGHGGGLSLGGGGGHGGGLSLGGGGGHGGGLSFGGGSHGGGLSLGGGHGSDLSLGGGHGGGLSFGGGHGGGLSLGGGHSLGGGSLGGSGGHQEAHIKAITITKEVKVPIPQPYPVHVEKKVPVPVKVPIPVHVDKPYPVPVPKPYPVYVEKKVPYPVEKKVPYPVKVPVKVPVPVPHPVHVPKPYPVKVPIPQPYPVKVPVVVEKKVPVFVKGHEGGGYGGGYGGGGAGGHGHGY; from the exons ATGAGGCTTCTG GTGTGGACATTTATGTTGGTCGCTTTGGCCCTGGCTGAAGAGGAGAAGGACAGCAAGACAGTGAAGCGAGGTCTTGACGGTCTGGGCTCCGGGGGAGGAGGTCACGGAGGCGGTCTGTCCTTTGGAGGAGGAGGAGGTCACGGAGGAGGCCTGTCCCTTGGAGGGGGAGGTCACGGAGGCGGCCTGTCCCTTGGAGGAGGAGGTCACGGAGGCGGCCTATCCCTTGGAGGGGGAGGTCACGGAGGCGGCCTATCCCTTGGAGGGGGAGGACACGGTGGTAGCCTGTCATTTGGAGGAGGAAGTCACGGAGGAGGTCTGTCACTCGGAGGAGGAGGTCACGGAGGCGGTCTGTCACTCGGAGGAGGAGGTCACGGAGGCGGTCTGTCACTTGGAGGAGGAGGTCACGGAGGCGGTCTGTCACTTGGAGGAGGAGGTCACGGAGGCGGTCTGTCACTTGGAGGAGGAGGTCACGGAGGCGGTCTGTCACTTGGAGGAGGAGGAGGTCACGGAGGCGGTCTGTCACTTGGAGGAGGAGGTCACGGAGGCGGTCTGTCACTTGGAGGAGGAGGTCACGGAGGCGGTCTGTCACTTGGAGGAGGAGGAGGTCACGGAGGCGGTCTGTCACTTGGAGGAGGAGGAGGTCACGGAGGCGGTCTGTCATTTGGAGGAGGTAGCCACGGAGGTGGTTTGTCTCTCGGAGGAGGTCACGGAAGTGATCTATCTCTTGGAGGAGGTCACGGAGGCGGTCTGTCCTTCGGTGGAGGTCACGGAGGTGGTTTGTCCCTTGGAGGAGGTCACTCCCTAGGAGGTGGAAGTTTGGGAGGGAGTGGAGGTCATCAAGAGGCACATATAAAGGCTATCACCATCACTAAAGAAGTCAAAGTGCCCATCCCTCAGCCTTATCCAGTCCACGTCGAGAAGAAAGTCCCCGTCCCTGTCAAAGTTCCTATCCCTGTACATGTCGATAAGCCCTACCCAGTGCCTGTACCAAAACCGTACCCCGTGTATGTAGAAAAGAAAGTTCCTTATCCTGTGGAAAAGAAAGTTCCCTACCCCGTTAAAGTCCCTGTCAAGGTCCCTGTTCCTGTACCTCATCCTGTCCATGTCCCTAAACCCTATCCAGTGAAGGTCCCTATCCCTCAACCATACCCAGTGAAAGTACCAGTGGTGGTAGAGAAGAAAGTACCAGTGTTTGTCAAGGGTCATGAAGGAGGCGGTTATGGAGGAGGATACGGAGGAGGAGGTGCAGGAGGCCATGGACACGGTTATTAA